TTACTGTGGCCACAGTAGTATTTACGCCATTACGTTATTATATCCCGGGCTATGGAGACCTGAAACAACGCAAGGAGTTCATCCACCTGAAAATGCGGGCGGATTCACTGGAAACAGCCATTAATCAACGGGATCTCTACCTGAAAAACATCAAACAGGTGATCAACGGGGAATTTACCGGCAAACTGGATACCACCATGTTAAAAGTGCCGAAAGTAGATAACAGCACGTATTAAAATTAGAAATTTTGCCATTTAGGAATTTTGTTATTTGATTGATTGTGATTGATTGTTCAGAATAGCCATGTCCATATCTCTGCCCAATAACCAAATAATCAAATAACAAAATATTTAAATATATTTACATTATTAAAGCTGAAAAACCTGAAAACCTATGTTTAATAACAAATCAAACTCTAAGGGTGATAGCAAGAACCTGTTACCCACGTCGACTATTAACATTATAGGCAGCGGCACTTCTATCCAGGGCGATATCGTATGTGAAGGAGATATCCGGATAGACGGCCAGGTAAACGGGCTGGTGTCCACCAAAGCTAAAATCGTGGTAGGTCCGGAAGGCGACATTACCGGCGACCTGGTATGTCAGAGCGCAGACATCCTCGGTAAAGTGACCGGTATCATCAAAGTGGAAGAGCTGTTGTTCCTGAAAGGGAATGCACTCGTAAAGGGAGATGTGTATACTGCTCATTTCGAAATGGAGCCTACTGCCAAGTTCAACGGCCGTTGCTACATGGACGACCAGCAGCCAGAAACGCAGAAACATGGAAAATCCGTCCTCCAGGAAGCCGAATAAACGTAATAATCCGGTCATGCGCTATGCCGGACTGGCGTTTCAAATGATGACCACATTAGGGTTGGGAGTGTTTGCGGGGTACAAGCTGGACCAGAAAATGGGCTGGCGGTTCCCCCTGTTCCTGATCATTTTTTCTTTATTGGCTTTAGCCATACTTTTGTGGCAAATTATAAAAGACACCCGTCGGTAATGAGCGATAGATTTTTAATCAGATTATTTTCGATTTTTGGCGTTCTAAACGGCCTGATGATATTTTTCAAGCCCAGATTGCTGGAAACCGGCATACACTTTTATGTGCTGCTGGCCGGCAATCTGGCTATGGCACTTATCACACTGGCCTCCTACCTGATGAGCCGCAAAGGGCTCGCCTCTGCCAACCACAATGCCTTCATCCGCGCTGTATACGGTTCCACACTCAGCAAACTGATGCTGTGCGTAATTGGTATTGCCATTTATGTGCTCGTTTACCGGCCCGACGTCAGTAAAGTGACCATCTTTTTGCTGTTGTCCCTGTACCTGTTGTACACCGTATTTGAAACATGGAGCCTCTTCCGGCTTACCAGGCTTAAAAAGTAATTGGCTGTGAAAAAAGAGGCGCCCCTGCATGCATTAGCGTCCTATTTGCCCGAAGGCACCTTTGACCAGGTGATGGAGTTTTTACAGGTATATAAAGTCCATCTCACCATCACCCGGGAAAGGCAAAGCATACTGGGTGACTACCGTCACCCCGATGGAAATGGAAAAGGACACCGGATCAGCATCAACGGATCGCTGAACAGGTATTCTTTTCTTATTACCTTACTGCATGAAATCGCTCACCTTACCACCTTTAACAAATACGCCAACCGGGTACCGGCACATGGCAAGGAATGGAAACAGGAATTTTCTGACATTCTCCGCGGCTTTGTAGGCAAAGGATACCTGCCACATGACGTGGAACAGGCCGTACGCCAGAGCATGACCAACCCCGCGGCCAGCAGCTGCGCCGACGAAAACCTGATGCGTGTGCTCCGTAATTACGACGACCGCAAAGACACGCACTTCCTTGTAGAACAGCTCCCCCTGCATCAACTCTTCAAAACCAAAGACGGCCGCATCTTCCGCAAAGGAGAAAGAATAAGAAAACGCTACCGCTGTGAAGAGGTAGCGTCTAAACGTATTTATCTGTTCAGTCCTGTCTACGAAGTAGAAGTGCTGAACTAGTCCTTATTTTTCTCCCACATAATGTAATTCCGGGAAAGCCATGGCTTTATTGATCAGCTGAATCCCCAGCTGCAGAATACCCGCTTCGGACGCTGCCTGCAATTTAGGCGCGTCGTCTGTGGGCTTGTGGTAATCATCATGCCCGCCAGTGTGGAAAAACAATACCGGCACTTTACTGATATAGAAGTTATGATGATCGGACGCACCCTTGCCGGCTGCATCAGTGAAGTATTTTATGCCGGGTTGCTGCACATCTTTAAACACTTCCGGCCATTCCTGTGCGCTGCCATAGCCACCAATACCGATGCCTCTTTCCGGATTGTAGCGGCCTATCATGTCCATATTCAGCATAAAATGTACTTTGTCCAGCGGCATCAGCGGATGTGCAGTATAATATTTCGACCCCTGCAGTCCCAGCTCCTCACCCCCGAAAGCGATGAACAGGAAATTAAATGGCTCTTTACCAGCGTTTTTCACATAATGACGGGCCAGTTCCAACAATCCGGCCACACCGGACGCATTGTCATCGGCGCCATTGTGTATCTGGCCTATCGGATATTTGCCATCGAAAAGACCGGCGGTGCCCAGATGGTCATAGTGCGCGCCGATGATAATCGTACGGGCGGCACCGTTATCGAGGAAAGCCGCTACGTTACGGCTCGGGATATTTTTGTGCGCGTTGCGGTCAAAGGTAAAATCCTGGAAATAGCTGCCGCCGTTGGCGGGCTTCAGTCTCAGTTTCTTAAACTGCCGGGCTACATAACGGCTGGCGGTACGGCTTCCTTTTTCGGCAGTACCTCTGCCCTTCAGTTTGTCGGAAGCGAG
The Chitinophaga varians genome window above contains:
- a CDS encoding polymer-forming cytoskeletal protein, with product MFNNKSNSKGDSKNLLPTSTINIIGSGTSIQGDIVCEGDIRIDGQVNGLVSTKAKIVVGPEGDITGDLVCQSADILGKVTGIIKVEELLFLKGNALVKGDVYTAHFEMEPTAKFNGRCYMDDQQPETQKHGKSVLQEAE
- a CDS encoding AtpZ/AtpI family protein, whose product is MRYAGLAFQMMTTLGLGVFAGYKLDQKMGWRFPLFLIIFSLLALAILLWQIIKDTRR
- a CDS encoding SprT-like domain-containing protein, whose protein sequence is MKKEAPLHALASYLPEGTFDQVMEFLQVYKVHLTITRERQSILGDYRHPDGNGKGHRISINGSLNRYSFLITLLHEIAHLTTFNKYANRVPAHGKEWKQEFSDILRGFVGKGYLPHDVEQAVRQSMTNPAASSCADENLMRVLRNYDDRKDTHFLVEQLPLHQLFKTKDGRIFRKGERIRKRYRCEEVASKRIYLFSPVYEVEVLN
- a CDS encoding M20/M25/M40 family metallo-hydrolase, whose translation is MKKSLLLMMLLAGGMSAAYAQDTIPDARRIQETVNYLASDKLKGRGTAEKGSRTASRYVARQFKKLRLKPANGGSYFQDFTFDRNAHKNIPSRNVAAFLDNGAARTIIIGAHYDHLGTAGLFDGKYPIGQIHNGADDNASGVAGLLELARHYVKNAGKEPFNFLFIAFGGEELGLQGSKYYTAHPLMPLDKVHFMLNMDMIGRYNPERGIGIGGYGSAQEWPEVFKDVQQPGIKYFTDAAGKGASDHHNFYISKVPVLFFHTGGHDDYHKPTDDAPKLQAASEAGILQLGIQLINKAMAFPELHYVGEK